A DNA window from Paenibacillus sp. HWE-109 contains the following coding sequences:
- a CDS encoding discoidin domain-containing protein, with the protein MKMNKTKFRRSLLSLICAFAAITNSMTAAAAGTGSFEIGSFIQPEINPVDRNTNANWANIAAAGIDTVAVHGLGGAYSSTLNKTDNESGIANSSSNNVKLLVTDSGVYGHPSYTAADYAALNSVLTPYVNDARVSGISLMDEPQQFQFEGFANTYKYIQSLKPSWQTYMNFYDIGYSIPGKLALSNSKANDNGSYVSSTNSIGQTFKIPANVTYLDGIEMLIDSNQWSPSESLTLKVWNNTAKTTLLGQAALSGPIKPSVGYNYPYFSVHTSVTPGTTYYMELTHNGGGDNSVGWVVRSTTDAYTDGSGYEAGVAKPYDFFFRAYTTRTNIGTAFENQWDDWLTMSGADYILHDSYPFKAGNGVPYDNPDFFSASEIVRDRGLAHDVPYGGFLQSIHIKNPDTGLDTYRDPNMNMLRWNVYSYLTYGYKKMYWFSYWRPRDNNYEAYSDTPVNLDGTKLIKYAQIQTLDAEMKNLSGTLKNLTSRKVYHTGSSIPSGTTALPSTFFVKPSDLTQPMIIGHFTNPSGRSYIMLTNRDYNNSRSLDFNFSSKPSALSEISKTTGTEGSLVQGTYNATTGVLNMTLLPGEGRLIALPTGFQPYTNLAANATVTATSSYEITRDGFALNRINDDLRNSANRSYGWSSSSNTSANHTESVTFDLGASKTVSEVDLYPRNDTPGHIGTGFPLNFTIQVAANAAGPWTTVTTKTSYALSGNYVQPFTFSPQTARYVKVEGTNLRQITDESGQPYRMQLAEVEIYGSNQPQPNLLANPDFQTGLLGPWSTEWHPNNGGVEVNYPHDTMNDAYLWPTTSGDVALYQTFTAPTTKSYTLTAYCSTNITNSNVRLGVDVGSALVEQKTISPNIGYAPYTITFNAAAGQTVKLWYYGNAAGGWATIDDVMLN; encoded by the coding sequence ATGAAGATGAATAAAACAAAGTTTCGTAGATCACTCTTGTCACTTATTTGTGCTTTTGCAGCTATTACGAATAGTATGACAGCGGCAGCTGCCGGAACAGGCAGTTTTGAAATCGGTTCTTTCATTCAGCCAGAAATCAATCCGGTTGACCGCAACACCAATGCCAACTGGGCCAATATTGCCGCAGCAGGAATTGATACCGTGGCTGTCCATGGTCTGGGTGGGGCTTACAGCAGCACGTTGAACAAGACGGATAACGAATCAGGCATCGCGAACAGCAGTTCGAACAATGTCAAACTTCTGGTCACCGATTCAGGCGTTTATGGTCACCCCAGCTATACAGCAGCAGATTATGCGGCGCTGAACTCGGTTTTGACCCCTTATGTGAATGATGCCAGGGTATCAGGTATTAGTTTGATGGACGAACCCCAACAATTTCAATTTGAGGGCTTTGCGAATACCTACAAGTATATCCAATCGCTTAAACCGAGTTGGCAGACCTATATGAACTTCTATGATATTGGCTATTCTATACCTGGCAAATTAGCCTTATCCAATTCCAAAGCGAATGACAACGGCTCCTACGTGAGTTCCACAAATTCTATTGGTCAAACTTTCAAGATTCCGGCTAATGTAACGTATTTAGATGGCATCGAAATGCTGATTGACAGCAACCAGTGGTCCCCGAGTGAATCCCTGACCCTGAAAGTGTGGAACAATACCGCTAAGACGACGTTGCTTGGACAGGCAGCGCTGAGCGGACCCATTAAGCCTTCAGTAGGCTATAATTACCCCTATTTTTCGGTCCATACATCTGTAACGCCTGGCACAACCTACTATATGGAATTGACTCACAATGGTGGAGGCGATAACAGCGTTGGCTGGGTGGTCCGATCTACAACCGATGCATATACAGACGGTTCCGGGTATGAAGCCGGCGTTGCCAAACCCTATGATTTCTTCTTTCGAGCATACACCACTCGTACGAATATAGGGACTGCTTTTGAAAATCAGTGGGATGACTGGCTTACTATGAGCGGCGCAGATTATATCCTTCATGATTCGTATCCGTTCAAGGCAGGGAATGGTGTTCCCTATGATAATCCAGATTTTTTTTCTGCTTCTGAAATCGTACGTGATCGCGGCTTGGCCCATGATGTGCCTTATGGAGGATTTCTGCAAAGCATTCATATTAAAAATCCTGATACCGGTTTAGACACCTACCGTGATCCTAATATGAACATGTTACGCTGGAATGTGTATTCTTATTTGACGTACGGCTACAAAAAAATGTATTGGTTTTCCTATTGGCGGCCAAGAGATAACAACTATGAGGCCTATTCGGATACACCTGTGAATCTTGACGGTACCAAACTGATCAAATATGCACAGATTCAAACTTTGGATGCCGAAATGAAAAACTTGAGCGGAACTTTAAAAAATCTGACTTCCAGGAAAGTGTACCATACCGGTTCATCCATTCCTTCCGGTACAACAGCTCTTCCCTCCACCTTCTTCGTGAAGCCATCTGATTTGACGCAGCCTATGATTATTGGGCATTTTACAAATCCAAGCGGACGCTCGTACATCATGCTCACAAATAGGGACTATAACAATAGCAGATCGCTGGACTTCAACTTCAGTTCCAAGCCGTCCGCTCTGTCTGAAATCTCAAAAACAACCGGAACCGAGGGTTCGCTGGTTCAAGGGACTTACAACGCGACAACCGGCGTTCTCAATATGACGCTTCTTCCGGGCGAAGGCCGATTAATCGCTCTGCCGACAGGGTTCCAACCCTATACCAATCTGGCAGCCAATGCGACTGTAACCGCAACAAGTTCCTATGAAATCACACGCGACGGCTTTGCCCTGAACCGGATCAACGACGATTTGAGAAATTCGGCCAACCGTTCGTATGGCTGGTCCAGCAGCAGCAATACTTCGGCCAATCATACCGAATCGGTTACATTCGATTTAGGTGCAAGTAAAACGGTCAGCGAAGTAGACCTGTACCCGCGCAACGATACGCCAGGGCATATCGGAACCGGGTTCCCGCTCAATTTCACAATCCAAGTAGCAGCAAATGCGGCAGGCCCTTGGACGACCGTCACGACAAAGACCAGCTACGCGCTCAGCGGGAATTACGTCCAGCCCTTCACGTTTAGTCCGCAGACTGCCAGATATGTGAAGGTGGAAGGAACAAATCTGAGACAAATTACGGATGAATCTGGCCAACCTTACCGCATGCAGTTGGCGGAAGTCGAGATTTACGGTTCGAATCAACCGCAGCCGAACCTGTTGGCAAATCCCGATTTTCAGACGGGGCTGCTTGGACCATGGTCGACAGAGTGGCATCCTAATAATGGCGGTGTCGAGGTTAATTATCCACATGATACGATGAATGACGCTTACCTCTGGCCAACAACATCAGGCGATGTTGCCCTATACCAAACGTTTACCGCTCCTACTACGAAAAGCTATACGCTTACTGCCTACTGCTCTACTAATATCACTAATAGCAATGTACGCTTAGGTGTGGATGTTGGGTCAGCGCTAGTCGAACAAAAGACGATAAGTCCTAACATCGGTTATGCTCCCTATACGATTACGTTCAATGCTGCTGCTGGACAGACCGTTAAGCTCTGGTATTACGGCAATGCGGCAGGCGGCTGGGCTACGATCGATGATGTTATGTTGAATTAA
- a CDS encoding cache domain-containing sensor histidine kinase — MKKRSVWRAFRDWSMVKKLNVLYTLMILLPVVVVTLLGFQRYNENLKKKVADFDLQLLGQIGRNVDNYLEELDRISLSIYLEDNLETMSSRNKDLGSASEFQEKVSLDKAMKILMRSSLKDIMGAYLFKDSSIFSQYGSGPNVDYSNFTRDPWYDKVLAADGKGLLIPSHQIRNHTKPAPYVFSYGRSLIDVNKHESFGVLLIDVSIQGLADILQQVEHGQKGQLFITDKEGRMIYHPVTEQMTGNFTLRLPNQQDSFITNVNGEWIMVNYVTSSFSGWKIVGLVPIRELTQDSNILLNLLWTLAGITLLISIAISAVLTSSMMKPLKKIRVLMRKVEEGDYKVQYRSPANDEIGQVGHSFNVMVQKINELVYNELTMNILKKEADFKALQSQINPHFLYNTLESINMKAEVNGDYEVADMISLLGKLFRMSVNQSSEMISFAQELEFIRVYMKLQKMRYPKLETHIAIEEELLNAKTLPWIIQPLVENAFVHGLAPHKGLGCIRIEGWRDGPYIRVRVTDDGIGIDVEKLRHIQSKLLTETSVETSHIGLTNVHNRIRIYFGDAYGLTLRSTLGTGTSVELMLHDMENWSDEDYADTDDR; from the coding sequence ATGAAAAAACGGAGTGTATGGCGAGCTTTTCGAGATTGGAGCATGGTGAAAAAGTTAAACGTCTTATACACGCTGATGATCCTGCTGCCGGTTGTCGTTGTGACACTGCTTGGCTTTCAGAGGTACAATGAAAATTTGAAAAAAAAGGTAGCTGATTTCGATCTTCAACTTCTGGGACAAATCGGAAGAAATGTAGACAACTACTTGGAAGAGTTGGATCGCATCTCGCTGTCCATTTATCTGGAGGATAATTTGGAGACCATGTCAAGCCGCAATAAAGATTTAGGTTCCGCTAGCGAGTTCCAAGAGAAAGTCTCCCTCGATAAAGCAATGAAAATATTGATGCGCTCTTCTTTGAAGGATATCATGGGCGCATATTTATTTAAGGACAGCAGCATTTTTTCGCAGTACGGATCGGGGCCTAACGTAGATTACAGCAACTTCACCCGGGATCCCTGGTACGACAAAGTGCTTGCAGCAGACGGGAAGGGCTTGCTTATCCCCAGTCATCAGATCCGGAATCATACGAAGCCTGCCCCCTACGTCTTTTCATATGGCCGCAGTCTGATTGACGTTAATAAACATGAATCTTTCGGCGTGCTGTTAATCGATGTCAGCATCCAAGGATTAGCTGATATCTTGCAGCAGGTGGAGCATGGGCAGAAAGGGCAATTGTTCATAACGGATAAGGAAGGTCGCATGATCTATCATCCTGTGACGGAACAGATGACCGGAAATTTCACCCTGCGTTTGCCTAATCAGCAGGATTCGTTCATTACGAATGTGAATGGAGAATGGATAATGGTCAATTATGTGACTTCTTCATTCTCCGGTTGGAAAATTGTCGGTCTCGTTCCGATCCGGGAACTGACGCAGGATTCGAATATTTTGCTCAATTTGCTGTGGACATTGGCGGGGATTACGCTGTTGATCTCGATCGCCATTTCGGCCGTTTTGACCTCGAGCATGATGAAGCCGCTCAAAAAAATCAGAGTTTTAATGCGCAAGGTGGAAGAAGGCGACTATAAAGTGCAGTACCGGTCGCCAGCCAACGATGAAATCGGGCAAGTCGGACACAGCTTCAATGTCATGGTCCAGAAGATAAACGAGCTGGTTTATAACGAATTGACCATGAACATCTTGAAGAAGGAAGCTGACTTTAAGGCACTGCAAAGCCAAATCAATCCACATTTTCTATATAATACGCTGGAATCGATTAATATGAAGGCGGAAGTCAACGGCGATTACGAAGTTGCGGATATGATTTCATTGCTGGGTAAATTGTTTCGCATGTCTGTTAATCAAAGTTCAGAGATGATTTCGTTTGCGCAAGAGTTGGAATTCATCCGGGTTTATATGAAACTGCAAAAAATGCGGTATCCCAAATTGGAAACGCATATTGCTATCGAGGAAGAACTGTTAAATGCCAAGACATTGCCCTGGATCATCCAACCGCTTGTGGAAAATGCGTTTGTTCACGGGCTTGCTCCACATAAGGGCCTCGGGTGTATACGAATTGAGGGGTGGAGAGATGGGCCGTATATTCGAGTGCGTGTCACCGATGATGGCATTGGCATCGATGTGGAGAAGCTGCGTCATATTCAGAGCAAGCTGTTGACGGAAACTTCGGTGGAGACTTCTCATATCGGCTTGACGAATGTCCATAACCGCATTCGAATTTATTTCGGTGACGCATATGGTTTAACGCTCCGCAGTACGCTGGGAACGGGAACAAGTGTTGAACTGATGTTACACGACATGGAGAATTGGAGTGATGAGGATTATGCCGACACTGATGATCGTTGA
- a CDS encoding response regulator transcription factor, whose protein sequence is MRIMPTLMIVDDEETIRQGLGLIIERLSPNWKVISSVEDSEQAVQMLNNLQPDLIIIDISMPGMSGLDLAKYVFECYPHIYKMILTGHDKFAYAQSALRYEVVDYLLKPLDRDELVAALRQIDSRLAQRVQDEGGGRLLKEAEWDNSPISDAESQLIIAIETNDTGLAQLLFRQWASDLRNPSHARATALAMQLHYFFSLVFSRVLNHVDTKLSLRMRRDAGWLASAFTPQQSVSFEPFAVMLEQFADKLETDPTEQRTETRRVIETVKAYINEHYHDSELKLEALAQLVYMNTNYISELFKQVTGDNFIDYLTMTRMKAAKQMLRETNLKTYEIAERVGYTSAKYFSTLFRRIYGMTPTEYRDRSV, encoded by the coding sequence ATGAGGATTATGCCGACACTGATGATCGTTGATGACGAAGAAACGATTCGCCAAGGCTTGGGGCTCATTATCGAACGGCTGTCGCCGAACTGGAAAGTAATTTCCAGCGTGGAGGATAGTGAGCAGGCGGTGCAAATGCTGAACAATCTGCAGCCCGATCTGATCATCATCGACATTTCGATGCCAGGGATGAGCGGGTTGGATCTGGCTAAATATGTATTCGAGTGTTACCCGCATATTTATAAAATGATTTTGACTGGACATGATAAATTCGCTTATGCCCAGAGCGCCTTGCGTTATGAGGTTGTCGATTACTTGCTGAAACCGTTAGACCGCGATGAACTGGTCGCAGCCTTGCGCCAGATCGACAGCAGATTAGCTCAGCGTGTTCAAGACGAAGGCGGGGGACGCCTGCTGAAAGAGGCCGAATGGGACAACAGCCCAATTAGCGATGCCGAATCGCAGTTGATCATCGCCATCGAAACCAACGATACAGGCTTAGCTCAATTGCTGTTTCGACAATGGGCGAGCGATTTGAGGAATCCCTCGCATGCACGTGCTACGGCTTTGGCCATGCAGCTGCATTATTTTTTTTCATTAGTTTTCAGTCGTGTCCTGAACCACGTGGATACGAAGTTGAGTCTAAGGATGCGGCGTGATGCCGGGTGGTTGGCGAGCGCATTTACGCCGCAGCAGTCAGTTTCCTTCGAGCCGTTTGCCGTTATGTTGGAGCAGTTCGCAGATAAGCTCGAGACGGATCCCACGGAGCAGAGGACGGAAACAAGAAGAGTAATCGAAACCGTCAAAGCTTATATCAACGAGCATTATCATGATTCTGAGTTAAAACTGGAAGCGCTTGCGCAACTGGTGTACATGAATACCAATTACATCAGTGAGCTGTTCAAACAGGTGACTGGCGACAATTTTATCGATTATTTGACCATGACGAGAATGAAGGCAGCTAAACAAATGCTGCGGGAAACGAATCTCAAAACCTATGAAATCGCAGAACGCGTAGGCTACACAAGCGCCAAATATTTCAGCACACTATTTAGACGGATCTATGGCATGACGCCCACTGAATATCGCGACAGGTCAGTTTGA
- a CDS encoding ABC transporter substrate-binding protein — protein sequence MKKSMPVLLASLFALATLASGCGGQKEAAAPGATVTPKIEASVKPADPPKKVTELKVSGFKSGSELGAIPEINDKFMKENPDIKVTYEGMPGGQFSDYIKTRLAAGDASDVIMLHPGSEVVKYAKAGYLKDLSSEPWIQTFTKSTIVEASADSKVYGIPNDMVLLGVYYNKAIFEKLTIQPPKNWEEFLAACEKIKASGVNPIAIGNNDGWMTLAALLEMSATMVYGKEADFDAKLNAGQVKFAGVWDETVRNWYSLADKGYVTPKSTGVSLEQAQQDFAQEKSAMYIDGSWSVGGIKSKNPNLKFGMFAMPANKKGEPLTVSASTGTTWVVNAKTANADAAKRYMAYWAKEETLTAWTKSQGAFLTLQGKKGDVDPVFDLIADTLAAGKSQRFPDWDQSSAINNEMMKSAQGVYLKALTPEQMLKNMDDALDKAAKNQK from the coding sequence ATGAAAAAGTCAATGCCTGTTTTACTTGCTTCTCTGTTCGCTCTAGCCACGCTGGCAAGCGGCTGCGGAGGGCAGAAGGAAGCAGCCGCGCCTGGAGCGACTGTCACGCCCAAAATTGAAGCATCTGTTAAACCTGCTGATCCGCCCAAAAAAGTGACGGAACTTAAAGTATCCGGTTTCAAATCCGGTTCGGAGCTGGGGGCGATTCCCGAAATTAATGACAAGTTCATGAAGGAGAACCCCGATATTAAAGTGACATACGAAGGCATGCCTGGCGGGCAATTTTCAGATTATATCAAAACGAGGCTTGCGGCCGGAGACGCGTCGGACGTCATCATGCTGCATCCGGGTTCAGAAGTTGTCAAGTATGCCAAAGCGGGTTATTTGAAAGATCTCAGTAGCGAGCCATGGATACAAACATTTACCAAATCAACGATTGTTGAAGCAAGTGCAGACTCCAAAGTTTATGGCATTCCGAATGATATGGTTTTGCTTGGCGTTTATTATAACAAAGCCATTTTTGAGAAATTGACGATTCAACCACCAAAGAACTGGGAAGAATTCCTTGCCGCATGCGAGAAAATCAAAGCCTCGGGCGTGAATCCGATCGCGATCGGCAATAACGACGGCTGGATGACGCTGGCTGCGCTGCTCGAGATGTCCGCTACGATGGTTTACGGCAAAGAGGCCGATTTCGACGCCAAATTGAACGCTGGACAGGTGAAATTTGCTGGAGTATGGGATGAAACCGTGCGTAATTGGTACAGCTTGGCTGATAAAGGATACGTGACGCCGAAGAGCACTGGTGTGAGCCTTGAGCAGGCGCAGCAAGATTTTGCCCAGGAAAAATCGGCGATGTACATCGATGGATCCTGGTCGGTTGGCGGCATTAAGAGCAAGAACCCGAATCTGAAATTCGGCATGTTCGCGATGCCGGCCAATAAAAAGGGAGAACCTCTCACTGTCTCCGCATCGACAGGAACCACTTGGGTCGTCAACGCGAAAACAGCAAATGCGGATGCCGCCAAACGATACATGGCTTATTGGGCCAAAGAAGAAACGTTGACGGCGTGGACAAAAAGTCAAGGCGCCTTTCTCACCTTGCAGGGTAAGAAAGGGGATGTCGATCCCGTCTTTGACCTGATTGCAGATACGCTTGCAGCAGGCAAAAGCCAACGATTTCCGGACTGGGACCAGAGTTCAGCTATTAACAACGAAATGATGAAATCCGCACAGGGCGTCTATTTGAAAGCGTTAACGCCTGAACAAATGCTGAAAAATATGGACGATGCGCTCGATAAAGCAGCTAAGAACCAAAAATAA
- a CDS encoding carbohydrate ABC transporter permease produces MRSLNYRHKLHLALACFLAPAVLVYGVLFLGPVLSSLYYSFTNWNGINQTMSFVGLRNYSDLLSDKAFLAALQNTLKFAVLVVILQNAMAIPLAIVLDAGIRSRNLLRVIFFSPAVLSPLVVGYTWLYIYEPNQGVLNTLLRQFGLDAWTQSWLGDPQIALISIVGIVIWQYTGYSMVIYLANLQTIPKDLYESAGMDGAGKRHQFWHITFPLLAPAMTINIVLSTIGTLKAFDIVYVTTKGGPYHATETMSTLMFSTAFGSDSFGYGTAIGVVIFAIIMGISLLQLAILRRREVAF; encoded by the coding sequence ATGAGGAGCCTCAATTATCGGCATAAGCTCCACCTTGCCTTAGCTTGTTTTCTTGCACCGGCTGTACTCGTGTATGGTGTCCTCTTCCTCGGCCCTGTTCTGAGCAGCCTTTATTATAGTTTCACGAATTGGAATGGGATTAATCAAACGATGAGTTTTGTCGGTCTGCGAAATTATAGCGATTTGCTGTCGGACAAAGCTTTCTTGGCAGCGCTTCAAAACACGTTGAAGTTCGCAGTTCTGGTTGTGATTCTGCAAAATGCGATGGCCATCCCATTGGCCATCGTATTGGATGCGGGGATCCGCAGCCGCAACCTGCTGAGGGTTATTTTCTTCTCCCCAGCTGTGTTAAGTCCGCTAGTTGTAGGCTATACGTGGCTGTATATTTACGAGCCGAACCAAGGGGTTTTGAACACTCTTTTGCGGCAGTTCGGGCTTGACGCCTGGACGCAGAGCTGGCTTGGCGATCCACAGATTGCGCTGATCAGCATTGTTGGCATCGTCATTTGGCAATATACCGGCTATTCCATGGTAATTTACTTGGCCAATCTGCAAACGATTCCGAAGGACCTGTATGAGTCGGCCGGTATGGATGGAGCGGGGAAACGACATCAATTCTGGCATATTACGTTTCCACTCTTGGCACCGGCGATGACGATAAATATCGTTTTGTCGACAATTGGAACTTTAAAAGCGTTTGATATTGTATATGTGACGACAAAAGGAGGTCCATACCATGCGACGGAGACAATGTCGACGCTGATGTTCAGCACCGCATTCGGCAGCGACAGCTTCGGTTATGGCACAGCGATCGGGGTCGTCATCTTCGCGATTATTATGGGGATATCCTTGTTGCAATTGGCTATACTGCGCCGGCGGGAGGTGGCGTTCTAA
- a CDS encoding carbohydrate ABC transporter permease: protein MAQRKRSLLMYGVEVVTAVIALIFAYPIYFIFATTFKSDEEMASAPLSFPTQLNPHNYIQVWNKMHFPTVFANTLLITACSIALLIILGASAAYPLARRTEKVYFFFYMLFICGIMLPFQSAMVPLYKLVSLLHLVNTYHGAILIYIALNLPFTVFLYTGFLKSTPRELEEAAMIDGCSIFRSFWTTIFPLMKPVTATVAVLTSLSVWNDFIVPLLFLNEQHHRTITIELYTFVGEHITNWSLLFPGLALSVTPLLIFFLMLQKFMIKGVAAGSIKG from the coding sequence ATGGCACAACGAAAACGTTCTTTGCTCATGTACGGGGTGGAAGTCGTCACTGCTGTCATCGCGCTGATTTTTGCTTATCCCATTTACTTCATTTTCGCTACGACCTTCAAGTCCGACGAAGAGATGGCGAGCGCCCCGCTAAGTTTTCCAACACAACTGAATCCTCATAACTACATCCAGGTGTGGAACAAAATGCATTTTCCAACGGTATTCGCCAACACGCTGTTAATTACCGCCTGTTCCATTGCCCTATTGATCATTCTGGGTGCTTCGGCGGCCTATCCGCTTGCCAGAAGAACGGAAAAAGTTTATTTCTTCTTTTATATGCTTTTCATTTGCGGCATCATGCTTCCATTCCAATCGGCTATGGTACCGCTGTATAAGCTTGTTTCTCTCTTGCATCTGGTGAATACCTATCACGGCGCCATCTTGATTTATATCGCTTTGAATTTGCCTTTTACCGTGTTTTTGTACACCGGATTTTTGAAGTCTACCCCGAGGGAACTGGAAGAAGCGGCCATGATTGACGGCTGCTCGATATTCCGTTCGTTCTGGACGACAATATTTCCGCTGATGAAGCCTGTCACCGCAACGGTTGCGGTGCTGACTTCCCTTAGCGTCTGGAACGATTTCATCGTTCCGCTCTTGTTTTTGAATGAACAACATCATCGAACAATTACGATTGAATTGTATACGTTCGTCGGAGAACACATCACCAACTGGTCGCTGCTGTTTCCGGGACTCGCGCTGTCGGTTACGCCGCTGCTTATCTTCTTTTTGATGCTGCAAAAGTTCATGATTAAAGGAGTAGCCGCCGGCTCAATTAAGGGATAA
- a CDS encoding zinc-dependent alcohol dehydrogenase codes for MKALQITRAGQYRIIEQAIPEVKNNEILVKIEIVSTCPRWDINMMAGKDMFDYSRSPEYPLPPGFPGHETAGFVHAIGSDVSGFAVGDRVAALEHIPHTGSYMEYMCYKEHELLRLPDQVTFEQAVSFELVKCVMIGMSQFADMRGKRVVISGLGPAGILAMQLAAIWGASEVVGLDVNEKRIEYVRQLKIGEVQHVDKLGDRRFDYGYDCVGLAQSVNNLLRQVDEHVVIFGVLRGTVQFEERLWLKGMRLEAYQYRPFTARDRELLIDAVAHKGLNTACIQTHCLPLSQYDQAIHLLNNQEAIKVYFYPGKEW; via the coding sequence ATGAAAGCACTGCAAATTACGAGAGCCGGGCAATACCGGATTATTGAACAGGCTATACCTGAAGTGAAAAACAACGAAATTCTGGTTAAAATCGAAATCGTATCGACGTGTCCTCGCTGGGATATCAATATGATGGCTGGCAAGGACATGTTTGATTACTCGCGGTCTCCGGAATATCCGCTGCCGCCTGGTTTTCCCGGACATGAGACGGCTGGTTTCGTACATGCGATAGGCAGCGATGTTAGCGGCTTTGCGGTCGGCGACCGCGTTGCTGCCTTAGAGCATATTCCTCACACCGGGTCCTACATGGAGTATATGTGCTACAAGGAACACGAACTGCTTCGGTTGCCCGATCAGGTTACCTTTGAGCAAGCGGTATCGTTCGAGCTGGTGAAGTGCGTCATGATCGGCATGTCGCAATTTGCAGATATGCGCGGCAAACGTGTGGTTATCTCCGGGTTGGGACCTGCCGGCATTCTGGCGATGCAGCTCGCGGCCATCTGGGGCGCGTCCGAAGTGGTTGGCCTGGATGTCAATGAGAAGCGTATCGAATATGTCCGCCAGCTAAAGATTGGTGAAGTCCAACACGTCGATAAACTGGGCGACCGGCGCTTCGACTATGGATATGATTGTGTCGGTCTAGCTCAGTCGGTGAACAACCTTCTTCGCCAAGTCGACGAGCATGTCGTTATTTTCGGTGTACTGCGTGGTACGGTACAGTTCGAGGAGCGATTATGGCTGAAAGGAATGAGGCTGGAGGCTTACCAATACCGTCCCTTTACAGCCCGGGACAGGGAGTTGCTCATTGACGCTGTAGCTCACAAAGGCTTGAATACGGCATGCATTCAAACGCATTGTCTTCCTTTGAGCCAGTATGATCAAGCCATTCATCTGCTTAACAATCAAGAGGCGATCAAAGTTTACTTTTACCCAGGGAAGGAGTGGTAG
- a CDS encoding alcohol dehydrogenase catalytic domain-containing protein, whose product MKGYAVVFKERWKVSFEEVQIPEPGDDDVVIDVEYSWISNGTESSFLRGERLGGDTPYQEGEAEPFPIVAGYQKTGVVTQIGAKVAGVRVGDRVFATISRVEDMFDPYGGHVSPAVTKANQVWLLPEGEQAEAYAGLVLAQVGYNCGMRPPVVPGDIAVVIGDGLVGNWTAQTLMHRGAQVIVLGRHQDRLKHMPPGCHCLQVQSAESANGQIPPYVAIVVDTVGDMNTFLQLLPLMKPNGHMVSAGFYGRSGHIDIQLLRHREITLHAPAGWTTPRMRETLDAIHQGWFQTRELITHRFPADRASDAWNLILGKKEPFLGIVLDWKKREGDGFETIRQI is encoded by the coding sequence TTGAAGGGATACGCTGTCGTATTCAAAGAGCGCTGGAAGGTTTCGTTTGAGGAAGTTCAGATACCAGAGCCTGGCGATGATGACGTCGTGATCGATGTAGAATATTCATGGATCAGCAACGGGACGGAGTCTTCTTTTTTGCGTGGAGAGCGGCTTGGCGGAGATACCCCCTATCAGGAAGGGGAAGCGGAGCCTTTCCCGATTGTAGCTGGGTATCAGAAGACTGGGGTCGTTACGCAGATCGGCGCCAAAGTAGCGGGGGTGCGGGTAGGCGACCGTGTGTTTGCGACCATTAGCCGCGTTGAGGATATGTTTGATCCCTATGGAGGCCATGTTAGTCCTGCCGTAACGAAGGCGAATCAGGTATGGCTGCTGCCCGAAGGGGAACAGGCTGAGGCTTATGCAGGACTTGTGCTCGCACAGGTTGGTTATAACTGCGGTATGCGTCCTCCTGTAGTTCCAGGAGACATCGCTGTCGTGATCGGCGATGGTCTGGTCGGCAACTGGACGGCTCAAACGCTGATGCACCGGGGTGCTCAGGTTATTGTTCTAGGCCGACATCAAGACCGGTTGAAGCACATGCCGCCCGGCTGTCATTGTCTGCAAGTACAGTCGGCTGAGTCGGCAAATGGCCAGATTCCGCCATATGTTGCCATTGTGGTTGATACAGTTGGAGATATGAATACGTTTCTTCAGTTGCTGCCGCTGATGAAGCCTAATGGGCATATGGTTTCGGCTGGTTTTTACGGTCGTTCGGGACACATCGATATCCAACTGCTGCGTCATCGGGAAATCACCTTGCACGCGCCGGCGGGATGGACTACACCACGTATGCGCGAAACACTGGATGCCATACATCAGGGGTGGTTCCAAACAAGGGAGCTTATTACCCATCGTTTCCCTGCGGATCGGGCTTCAGACGCATGGAACCTTATCCTTGGTAAAAAGGAGCCTTTTCTTGGCATCGTTCTGGATTGGAAGAAACGGGAGGGAGATGGATTTGAAACCATTCGCCAGATTTAG